One Maniola hyperantus chromosome Z, iAphHyp1.2, whole genome shotgun sequence DNA window includes the following coding sequences:
- the meigo gene encoding solute carrier family 35 member B1 homolog, with translation MLKVTSEVRFIFYASSIFICYFVFGMLQEKITRGKYGVNDKYTCSLTLVLIQCVVNYIFAQILMLSWNHEKDTTRKMYYFASALTYLLAMVCSVMALQYINYPTQVVGKAAKPIPVMILGVLIGRKVYPLKKYLFVFLIVVGIVMFMYKDQGKKAINDDSQGVGIGEVLLILSLTMDGLTGAVQERIKSESAPTAYSMMLNTNLWSSIIITVGVILSGEILEFWTFVSKYPEVIIYISSFALTGALGQLFIFYMVAEFGPLPCAVVTTTRKFFTVLASVIIFGNVLLARQWLGAILVFTGLFLDIFYNKGKAQPAKKVQIK, from the exons ATGCTTAAAGTTACGAGTGAAgttcgttttattttttacgcaAGTTCCATATTCATATGCTATTTCGTATTTGGAATGTTACAAGAGAAAATAACAAGAGGAAAGTATGGTGTGAACGATAAGTATACATGCTCGCTCACCCTCGTGTTAATACAATGTGTAGTGAACTACATATTTGCGCAAATATTAATg TTGTCGTGGAACCATGAAAAGGATACAACTAGAAAGATGTACTACTTTGCCTCAGCACTGACATACTTATTAGCAATGGTGTGTTCTGTGATGGCGCTACAGTATATTAACTACCCCACTCAG gttgTTGGTAAAGCTGCGAAGCCTATTCCTGTCATGATCCTGGGTGTTCTAATAGGACGCAAAGTGTATCCACTGAAGAAGTATTTATTTGTCTTCCTGATTGTTGTTGGAATCGTCATGTTTATGTACAAGGACCAAGGAAAGAAAGCAATTAATGATGATTCTCAAGGAGTGGGCATCGGAGAAGTGTTACTGATTCTGTCCTTGACCATGGATGGCTTAACTGGAGCTGTTCAG GAAAGAATAAAGAGTGAATCAGCGCCTACAGCGTATTCCATGATGCTCAACACAAATTTGTG GtcatcaataataataacagtGGGCGTGATTCTAAGTGGCGAAATCTTGGAATTTTGGACATTTGTTAGCAAGTACCCTGAAGTTATCATCTATATAAGTAGCTTCGCTCTCACGGGTGCTCTGGGGCAACTCTTTATATTTTACATG GTAGCGGAGTTTGGTCCTCTCCCATGTGCAGTAGTAACAACAACGAGAAAATTCTTTACTGTCCTTGCGTCTGTTATTATATTTGGAAACGTCTTATTAGCACGACAGTGGCTTGGGGCCATTTTAGTATTTACTG